The following proteins come from a genomic window of Halorussus halophilus:
- a CDS encoding acetylglutamate/acetylaminoadipate kinase codes for MTGDQNADEYTKEELETAHEQLIDNDLGDDGLRADGSGIDENPPVVVKIGGARAVDPAGALADIAHLTANGEDVVVVHGGSTAVDDTLEKLGEEPEYVESESGVVGRFTDETTMEVFEMVLPGKVNTDLVSGLQNQGVNAVGLSGVDGKLLTGPRKSAVKVVEDGRKKIKRGDHSGKIESVNTDLLNTLLAGGYVPTVTVPMAGQEKDGSWTAVNADADRAAAAIAGALGGDLVVLTDVPGILEDPEDTDSLIETVQTPSDLDAVEDAAEGFMTKKVMAAIEALEGGANSVTVADANNRDPITAAQTGHGTTFEPGAVGAGVMEQ; via the coding sequence ATGACTGGAGACCAAAACGCGGACGAGTACACGAAAGAGGAACTCGAAACGGCGCACGAGCAACTCATCGACAACGACCTTGGAGATGATGGGCTTCGAGCGGATGGCAGTGGAATCGACGAGAACCCACCCGTCGTCGTGAAAATCGGTGGTGCCCGAGCGGTTGACCCCGCGGGCGCACTCGCCGACATCGCGCACCTCACGGCCAACGGCGAGGACGTGGTAGTCGTCCACGGCGGTTCGACAGCCGTGGACGACACCCTCGAAAAGCTGGGCGAAGAACCCGAGTACGTCGAATCGGAAAGCGGCGTCGTCGGCCGGTTCACCGACGAGACGACGATGGAGGTCTTCGAGATGGTGCTTCCCGGCAAGGTGAACACCGACCTCGTTTCGGGCCTCCAGAATCAGGGAGTCAACGCGGTTGGACTATCGGGCGTCGATGGCAAACTCCTGACCGGCCCACGCAAGTCGGCGGTCAAGGTGGTCGAAGACGGCCGCAAGAAAATCAAGCGCGGCGACCACTCCGGCAAAATCGAGTCGGTCAACACCGACCTGCTGAACACCCTGCTCGCGGGCGGGTACGTGCCGACCGTGACGGTTCCGATGGCCGGGCAGGAGAAGGATGGGAGTTGGACCGCGGTCAACGCCGACGCCGACCGCGCGGCCGCCGCAATCGCTGGCGCGCTCGGCGGCGACCTCGTGGTGCTGACCGACGTACCAGGGATTTTGGAAGACCCCGAGGACACAGACTCGCTCATCGAGACTGTCCAGACGCCGAGCGATTTGGACGCGGTCGAAGACGCCGCAGAAGGCTTCATGACGAAGAAGGTCATGGCGGCCATCGAGGCACTGGAAGGCGGCGCGAACAGCGTCACTGTCGCGGACGCGAACAACCGCGACCCGATTACGGCCGCCCAGACCGGTCACGGGACGACGTTCGAACCCGGCGCGGTCGGCGCAGGAGTGATGGAGCAATGA
- a CDS encoding aspartate aminotransferase family protein, giving the protein MSSFVYSEKPIQIERGEDVYLYDDADNEYLDFGASYGVAAVGHCHPEVVSAVKSQVEKLTFVQASYPNSARDALYEKLATVAPGNLENVWLCNSGTEANEAALKFARSATGNSKVVAAQRGFHGRTMGSLAATWKPKYKTPFEPLAGDFEFVPFGDEEALNEAVDDDTAAVLLEPIQGEGGVNPAPEGYLQAAREVTEETGSALVFDEIQTGLGRTGTFWACEQYGVVPDILTSAKGLGGGLPIGATLCADWIAEDAGPHGSTFSGGPVVSAAAEATLSTIVDEELVGNAAEIGSHLQSKLGGGDLPIRSVRGEGLMVGVEVKRGANRLLKGLAMNHGVLALPAGRTVVRLLPPLTVTEAHADHVVEALEDVLTEATA; this is encoded by the coding sequence ATGAGCAGTTTCGTCTACAGCGAGAAACCCATCCAAATCGAGCGCGGTGAGGACGTGTACCTGTACGACGACGCCGACAACGAGTATCTCGACTTCGGCGCGAGTTACGGCGTGGCGGCAGTCGGCCACTGCCATCCCGAAGTCGTCTCGGCGGTGAAATCGCAGGTCGAGAAGCTGACATTCGTGCAGGCCAGCTACCCCAACTCCGCGCGCGACGCGCTCTACGAGAAGTTAGCGACGGTTGCACCCGGTAACCTCGAAAACGTCTGGCTCTGCAATTCAGGTACTGAAGCAAACGAAGCCGCGCTCAAATTCGCCCGGAGCGCGACCGGCAACTCGAAAGTCGTCGCCGCACAGCGCGGCTTCCACGGCCGGACGATGGGGTCACTCGCGGCGACGTGGAAACCCAAGTACAAGACGCCGTTCGAACCCTTGGCAGGCGATTTCGAATTCGTTCCCTTCGGTGACGAAGAGGCCCTGAACGAGGCAGTTGACGACGACACTGCCGCCGTTCTGCTCGAACCGATTCAAGGCGAAGGCGGCGTGAACCCCGCGCCGGAGGGCTACCTGCAAGCCGCGCGCGAGGTGACCGAGGAAACCGGCTCGGCGCTCGTCTTCGACGAGATACAGACCGGCCTCGGCAGGACGGGGACGTTCTGGGCCTGCGAACAGTACGGCGTCGTTCCGGACATCCTGACGAGCGCGAAGGGTCTCGGTGGCGGACTCCCAATCGGTGCGACGCTCTGTGCCGACTGGATAGCCGAGGACGCCGGACCGCACGGTTCGACGTTCTCCGGCGGGCCGGTCGTCAGCGCCGCCGCGGAAGCCACGCTCTCGACAATCGTAGACGAGGAGTTAGTCGGCAACGCGGCAGAAATCGGCAGTCACCTCCAGTCGAAACTGGGGGGTGGCGACTTGCCGATTCGGTCGGTTCGCGGCGAGGGACTGATGGTCGGCGTCGAAGTGAAACGCGGCGCGAACCGTCTGCTGAAGGGGCTGGCAATGAACCACGGCGTGCTGGCGCTCCCCGCGGGCAGAACCGTTGTGCGCCTGCTTCCGCCGTTGACCGTGACCGAAGCCCACGCCGACCACGTGGTCGAAGCACTCGAAGACGTGCTGACGGAGGCGACCGCATGA